One Alligator mississippiensis isolate rAllMis1 chromosome 1, rAllMis1, whole genome shotgun sequence genomic window carries:
- the TPI1 gene encoding triosephosphate isomerase: MAPRKFFVGGNWKMNGDKKSLGELIHTLNGGKIPAETEVVCGAPSIYLDFTRQKLDAKIGVAAQNCYKVPKGAFTGEISPAMIKDVGATWVILGHSERRHVFGESDELIGQKVAHALAEGLGVIACIGEKLDEREAGITEKVVFEQTKAIADNVKDWSKVVLAYEPVWAIGTGKTATPQQAQEVHEKLRGWLKTHVSEAVAQSTRIIYGGSVTGANCKELASQHDLDGFLVGGASLKPEFLDIINAKH; this comes from the exons ATGGCGCCCAGGAAGTTCTTCGTGGGGGGGAACTGGAAGATGAACGGCGACAAGAAGAGCCTGGGCGAGCTCATCCACACCCTCAACGGCGGCAAGATCCCCGCCGAGACCG AGGTGGTTTGTGGAGCCCCTTCCATCTACCTTGACTTCACCCGTCAGAAACTAGATGCAAAGATCGGGGTTGCAGCACAGAACTGTTACAAGGTGCCAAAGGGAGCATTCACAGGAGAGATTAG CCCAGCCATGATTAAAGATGTTGGAGCTACCTGGGTTATCCTTGGCCACTCAGAGAGAAGGCATGTTTTTGGAGAGTCTGATGAg CTGATTGGACAGAAAGTGGCTCACGCCCTGGCTGAGGGTCTTGGTGTGATTGCCTGCATTGGAGAGAAACTGGATGAGAGAGAAGCTGGCATCACAGAGAAAGTGGTTTTTGAACAGACCAAAGCTATTGCTG ATAATGTGAAGGACTGGAGCAAGGTAGTTTTGGCTTATGAGCCAGTTTGGGCTATTGGAACTGGTAAAACAGCGACTCCCCAGCAG GCCCAGGAAGTTCATGAGAAGCTGAGGGGCTGGCTAAAAACTCATGTGTCTGAAGCTGTTGCTCAGTCAACTCGAATCATTTATGGAG GTTCAGTGACTGGAGCCAACTGCAAGGAGCTAGCTTCCCAACATGACTTGGATGGCTTTCTTGTTGGTGGAGCTTCCCTCAAGCCTGAATTCTTGGATATTATCAACGCAAAACACTGA